The genomic segment ATCCCAACTTTCTCCTTGGCCTAGGAAACGAAGTCTATAGACAAAACCTTTGTCGTCTGCTCTTTCAGCGACATCATCCTTACACGTGATAATAATAACTCTGCTGCCGTTTGGAAATgctttttttaaacttttctaaGCTTTTCTCTAATATACATCATCAACCACCACAAGATATTTGTGTTCTTTTAATAGATCACGAAGGTAAATTTCTAGATCTGTCTTGGTCATCTTCAACAAATCTAGAATTTTCTTGTTGCGATCTCAGATGgattttatgatattcttaAGGAGATCCATCATGATGTACTCTTGAGAAACACATATCCAAGCGCGTGTTGGGAAGCTAGAGCTAATATTAAGACTGATGTAAAGATTTTTCACAAGAGTGATCTTACCTACTCCTCCCATACCATAAATGGAGATGACGCTTTGACGAGGTTCTGATTTAAGAAGTTCAGCTAGCAGTCTTTCTACAACATCTTGAAAGCCAAGAAAAATCTGCTCCTCATCTACATAGGAGGTAGATCTCCTCAATGTTCTAGCCATGGTTGACCGATTGTTTGGCCCATTTCTTGGTCTTTCTCCTGTATTATTGATATCTCTAATACCATAAGTCTCTCGTTTGCGAGAGATATCCATGATACGCTGCTTGAGTGATTGGATCTCCTTGCTGACATTGTAGAATTTGGCCTGCACATCCTCTCTTAGACTTAAACACACGGAAACTTCCTGTATGAAGAAATCCCCCAATTTTTCAACTGCAAATGACACAAAGGCATCAACCATCTTCAAGAGTGTTGGATTTCACTTTAATCAGAGCTGCAAAAAGAAGGTTGTATAGACGATATTGGAAGAAAGCTAGAGAAAGATACACAAAGACATAAGCAGGTGATTGTGAGTTTGGCTGTTATAATCTGAGTGTTTAAGAGGGTCCATTCATTATGTGATATATTAGAAAATCTGACAGATGAACATGGGCCATTGGGCCTTATGGAAATGTAAATGTGAATCTGGCAGAAAAGTCTAAAATAGCAGTCATATATGTTGTGCAATGGTCCACCACCTTATAATTTATTTTGGACATAAGTTTTACAATTTGATAATGTAAGTAGATATTTACGCAATCAAAAACGGACTCTCTATCTTTTGCTCCAACCAATCAAATTTGTTGCAAGTGTCTTCACCAATTGATATAGTTAGACTTTTCTCTCTCCACGGAcaattaaaatcattttttttcgcGGATTGTctggtagtctttaattttcggCCCTCAAATTgcaggtctttaattttatccTTCACTTAAAAAGataattgaaaatattttaaaattttaaatttgaattttcgCTCAATTAATAAAAAGAATTTTAGATTTAAACTTTCGCTCAGTTAATAAAAAAAGTTTTCAGGATAAGACTTTTGCAAAAAGCATATCTTATGTGGCAAATTTTACCTTAAAATATAACAAAAAGTCTACTTTAAGGCAAAATCTGCCAGAATCGACAGacttttaattatgccttaaAGCATAAATAAAATTCTACCTTATAAGGCAACATATGTCGTCTCTGATATAAGTTCTATGTAATTTCACTCGAATAGATATAAATTTTCTACACTTAAGATTATTATTTTTGGCTCTATTGACTTTCGAATTCAAAAcctcaaaatattttgaatcgTTTTTTTAAACGAAGGATAAAGATTAAAGAACAGCGAATTgaaaaccaaaaattaaagaccagtctgTATGAAGGACGATCGTGCAAATTACccaattaaaattaataaatggtGGGTCCATTCATAATGTGATATGTTTAGCCTAGAAAATCGGACCCATGAACATGGGCCTTGTGGAAAGATAAATGTGACAGAAAAGTCTAAAGTAACATTCATATATGCTGTGCAGCTGTACAATGGTCCACCACCcaataattttgttttggaCATAAGTTTGACGATTTGATAAGAGGAGGGAATATATCGAAATCCCCTCAACttgacatatttttttaaaaagacatTTAAACTTTATCAGGGTTCTATTATCCCTCTAAATAACTCTAAACTTATATTGATATACCTTTTTTAACTCAGTCTCAATTTGAAGCAAGAAAGTAATTTCACGCATCAATCACTGATTGTCACCTATCAAAATGTCAAAGACCATTTTGCCAAAAAATACAAAACCTTCtcccaaataaaaaaatgaccatTATATTAATTACGGGAGGacaatttttattaaaaaaaaaaaaaatctgcattGCATCACCGGAAGAAGAGATCGCCAGAGTTGTGCTCATCCAAAAATTTCTCAAGCTCGCTCTGTTCAAACTCTTCTACACTTTCACTCCCTACTAATTTACTCCATCAAAGTTCATTATTAAAGAGagaaaaaacatttaaaaacaatcagacaaaggaaagaagaaacgaagactaaaggaaaaaaatggatacagaaaattaagaaagacgaagacaaaggaaaaaaggaaaaaaagttaaaaaatcaatttaatAAAAAAGGTCGTTCAAAAAGatcttttaatttgatttgctgagctctcactctctcaaagagagtgttATCACTCTCTCTGTCACGTCCGCGAAAAGGTGGTATTAATTCCATTTAAAATGGGTTGGGTAGGATTCCCGTAAAAGTTAGgtgtctttttaaaaaaatgtgtcAAATTGAGGATGATTTCGATGTATTTTCTCGATTTGATGATGTAAGTAGATATTTACACAACTAAAATCAGATGATACTATATGcgtttttcttttcctttttttaaatagAAGTATCTTCTTTCACTAACCAATCAAATTTGTTGAACTGTCTACACCAATTGATAGAGTTAGACTTTTCTCTCTTCACGGAcaattaaaatcatttttttttttttgcccggattgtccttcttttgggtggtctttaatttttttctcctcaaattgctggtctttaatgttTGTCCTTCACTTAAAAAGGTGACCTAAAATACTTTAATATTTTGGATTCGAACCTTCGCTCAGtgaataaaaaaattcacaaggcaataattttacaaaaaatctGTCTTATGTGGAAGATTTTgtcttaagacataactaaaagtctactATAGGGCAAAATCTGCCGGAACCGACAGacatttagttatgccttaaaacataaataaaattttgccttataaggcaaagtatGTCGTCTCCAGCATCGATTCTATGTAACTTCGCCCGAATAAGCATAGGTTTCCTATGCGTTGCAaaaagattattatttttttactctATTGGGTTTCAAACCCAGAATCTCGAGATATTTTCgatcacttttttaagcgaaggacaaagattaaaaaacagcgggccaaaaattaaagaccaatctGTAGGAAgggaaatcgtgcaaattgctCAATTAAAAAAGGGTAAATTACGTAGatatacatattaaggagaaatatttacgaaacctgacgatagttttctatttacaaaacataacattacaaaccctataataaacatactttttaaaaaaaaaaaaatttttttttaaaatatctttttattatataaaaaatatttttttaatttttatttttttcgcgTCAAAAATtaatgtatgaaagttgtatatctcATTTCAAgcgcttaaaaagttcgctttcaaaatttagtgtatgaaaacggtatttAAATGTGAATATCTCATTTAAAGCTTaaaaaaaatcacctcaaaattgtatgtatgaaaacggtatgacatttgtatctcgctcaatgcttagaatttcgctcacattttcgtgtataatGTTCATGTTAGAGATTTctctaaaattaatacaactataacaacattatatacaacattgatacaacattcaagacttaaaataatcacttaaatttttgtgtataaaatgtgtatatcttgctcaaggcttaaaaaattcactcaaattttgtgtatgaaaaacgtatggaatgtgtatatctcgatcaaggcttaaaaaattcactcaaattttgtgtattaAAAACGTATTTAAAcgtgtatatctcgatcaaggcttaaacattatactcttttatgtatgagaatggtatgaaatgtgatATCTCGCTCGTACTTataatttcattcacatttttgtatgaaaaactatattaaaaattccgcttacatatacacatttcatacatttttcataaagctttcatacacaaaaatctGAGGTAATTCTTTAagcctttgaaaaaaaaaaaaaaatatatatatatatatatatatatatataaatttgttttttttaaactttaaaataatttttaaaaaaaatattttttaaaaataaattattattttttgaaaataaaattaaaaaaaataaaaaatatatgaaaattcatcatacttcgtaaaaTAACGTTATGttttttaaataagaaaaattatcatcacattttataaatatttctctttaacatgtatatatacataatttttccATTAAAAAATGTTGGGTCCATTCATTATGTGATAGATTTAGCATAGAAAATCGGACACTTGAACATGGGGCTTGTGGAAAAATAAATGCGG from the Lycium ferocissimum isolate CSIRO_LF1 chromosome 11, AGI_CSIRO_Lferr_CH_V1, whole genome shotgun sequence genome contains:
- the LOC132036796 gene encoding putative disease resistance RPP13-like protein 3 isoform X3, yielding MVDAFVSFAVEKLGDFFIQEVSVCLSLREDVQAKFYNVSKEIQSLKQRIMDISRKRETYGIRDINNTGERPRNGPNNRSTMARTLRRSTSYVDEEQIFLGFQDVVERLLAELLKSEPRQSVISIYGMGGVEDRVIYVENIIWLWIAEGFIPNGEERVEDVAEGFLNELIRRSLIKMVDSFWEKVIKCRIHDLLRDLAVQKALEVAEEE
- the LOC132036796 gene encoding putative disease resistance RPP13-like protein 3 isoform X1, giving the protein MVDAFVSFAVEKLGDFFIQEVSVCLSLREDVQAKFYNVSKEIQSLKQRIMDISRKRETYGIRDINNTGERPRNGPNNRSTMARTLRRSTSYVDEEQIFLGFQDVVERLLAELLKSEPRQSVISIYGMGGVEDRVIYVENIIWLWIAEGFIPNGEERVEDVAEGFLNELIRRSLIKMVDSFWEKVIKCRIHDLLRDLAVQKALEVNFLDTYDPRKQSISSLRLRHVIHDQAQKYLSLDLSNFKLRSIMFYDQDFCQIK
- the LOC132036796 gene encoding putative disease resistance RPP13-like protein 3 isoform X2 encodes the protein MVDAFVSFAVEKLGDFFIQEVSVCLSLREDVQAKFYNVSKEIQSLKQRIMDISRKRETYGIRDINNTGERPRNGPNNRSTMARTLRRSTSYVDEEQIFLGFQDVVERLLAELLKSEPRQSVISIYGMGGVEDRVIYVENIIWLWIAEGFIPNGEERVEDVAEGFLNELIRRSLIKMVDSFWEKVIKCRIHDLLRDLAVQKALELKCTSGLVNPRSK